In Dyella terrae, one DNA window encodes the following:
- the rplE gene encoding 50S ribosomal protein L5, translating into MTRLEKFYKDEVVKKLTERFGYQNVMQVPRITKITLNMGVGEAAGNKKVLENAVADMAKISGQKPIQTKARVSVASFKIRDGWPIGCKVTLRRAQMWEFLDRLINISLPRTRDFRGVSGRAFDGRGNYNFGIKEQIIFPEIDFDAVDAMRGMDISITTTAKTDDEAKALLEAFSFPFRN; encoded by the coding sequence ATGACGCGCCTTGAAAAGTTTTACAAAGACGAGGTAGTGAAGAAGCTCACCGAGCGCTTCGGCTACCAGAATGTGATGCAGGTCCCCCGCATCACGAAGATCACGCTGAACATGGGCGTGGGCGAAGCTGCGGGCAACAAGAAAGTGCTCGAGAACGCCGTGGCCGACATGGCCAAGATCTCCGGTCAGAAGCCGATCCAGACCAAGGCGCGCGTTTCCGTCGCCTCGTTCAAGATCCGTGATGGCTGGCCGATCGGCTGCAAGGTCACCCTGCGCCGTGCCCAGATGTGGGAATTCCTGGATCGCCTGATCAACATCTCGCTGCCGCGTACGCGCGACTTCCGTGGTGTTTCGGGTCGTGCTTTCGATGGCCGTGGTAACTACAACTTCGGCATCAAGGAACAGATCATTTTCCCGGAAATCGACTTCGACGCAGTCGACGCCATGCGCGGTATGGATATCTCCATCACCACGACGGCCAAGACCGACGATGAAGCCAAGGCACTGCTGGAAGCATTCAGCTTCCCGTTCCGTAACTGA
- the rplX gene encoding 50S ribosomal protein L24 — translation MNRIRKGDQVIVITGKNKGQRGDVLRVEGDRVFVSNVNLVKRHTKPNPQANQAGGIVEREASIHLSNVQLFNPATNKGERVGTKTLEDGRKVRVYRSSGEVVDA, via the coding sequence ATGAACCGTATCCGCAAGGGTGATCAGGTCATCGTGATCACCGGCAAGAACAAGGGTCAGCGCGGCGACGTGCTGCGTGTTGAGGGCGATCGCGTTTTCGTCTCCAACGTGAACCTGGTCAAGCGTCACACCAAGCCGAACCCCCAGGCCAACCAGGCTGGCGGCATCGTCGAGCGTGAAGCTTCGATCCATCTCTCCAATGTGCAGCTGTTCAACCCCGCCACGAACAAGGGTGAACGCGTTGGCACCAAGACGCTCGAAGATGGGCGCAAGGTCCGCGTGTACCGTTCTTCGGGCGAGGTCGTGGACGCGTAA
- the rpsQ gene encoding 30S ribosomal protein S17, whose translation MSDNQKQTRTLEGRVISNKMDKTVTVLIERQVQHGLLGKIIRRSTKLHAQDDLGANEGDLVRIAECRPLSKTKHHRVVEIVTRANV comes from the coding sequence ATGAGCGACAACCAAAAGCAGACGCGCACTCTCGAAGGCCGCGTCATTAGCAACAAGATGGACAAGACGGTTACGGTCCTGATCGAGCGCCAGGTGCAGCACGGCCTGCTGGGCAAGATCATCCGCCGTTCGACCAAGCTGCACGCCCAGGACGACCTCGGTGCAAACGAGGGTGATCTGGTCCGCATCGCGGAGTGCCGTCCGCTGTCCAAGACCAAGCATCACCGCGTGGTCGAAATCGTCACGCGCGCTAACGTCTAA
- the rplP gene encoding 50S ribosomal protein L16 — translation MLQPKRTKFRKQFKGRNDGLAFSSNLVSFGEFGLKATTHGALTARQIEAARRCITRFVKRGGKLWIRVFPDKPITKKPIEVRMGAGKGGVEYWVAPIQPGRMLYEIEGVDEATAREAFRLAAAKLSVQTQFVSRAVM, via the coding sequence ATGTTGCAACCCAAGCGAACCAAATTCCGTAAGCAATTCAAGGGTCGTAATGACGGCCTGGCTTTCAGCTCCAACCTCGTGAGCTTCGGTGAGTTCGGTCTCAAGGCCACCACGCATGGTGCGCTGACGGCCCGTCAGATCGAAGCAGCACGTCGTTGCATCACCCGTTTCGTGAAGCGTGGCGGCAAGCTCTGGATCCGCGTGTTCCCGGACAAGCCGATCACCAAGAAGCCGATCGAAGTCCGAATGGGTGCCGGTAAGGGCGGCGTCGAGTACTGGGTCGCTCCGATCCAGCCGGGTCGCATGCTTTATGAAATCGAAGGTGTCGACGAAGCGACGGCACGCGAGGCGTTCCGCCTGGCCGCTGCCAAGCTGTCGGTGCAGACCCAGTTCGTTTCCCGGGCGGTGATGTGA
- the rplC gene encoding 50S ribosomal protein L3, with product MSIGLVGRKCGMSRVFTEDGRSIPVTLIEATPNRVTQLKTEDNDGYSAVQVAAGVKRASLLTQPLKGHYAKAKVEPGRGLWEFRVSAEDLGKYSVGAEIKADDVFQVGQIVDVAGVSKGKGFQGTIKRHNFTMGDATHGNSLSHRAPGSIGQRQTPGRVFPGKKMSGHMGAVNRTQQGLEVVKVDAERHLIAVKGAVPGATGGDVVIRPTTKG from the coding sequence ATGAGTATCGGACTGGTTGGCCGCAAATGCGGCATGAGCCGAGTCTTCACTGAAGATGGTCGTTCGATTCCGGTGACGCTGATTGAAGCGACTCCGAATCGGGTGACGCAGCTGAAGACCGAAGATAACGATGGCTACAGCGCTGTGCAGGTCGCGGCGGGCGTCAAGCGCGCCAGCCTGCTGACCCAGCCGCTGAAGGGTCATTACGCCAAGGCCAAGGTTGAGCCGGGTCGTGGTCTGTGGGAGTTCCGCGTGTCTGCCGAAGATCTCGGCAAGTACAGCGTGGGCGCCGAGATCAAGGCTGACGACGTGTTCCAGGTGGGTCAGATCGTTGACGTCGCCGGCGTGTCGAAGGGTAAGGGCTTTCAGGGCACCATCAAGCGCCACAACTTCACGATGGGTGACGCCACCCACGGTAACTCGCTGTCGCATCGCGCACCGGGTTCTATCGGTCAGCGTCAGACCCCGGGTCGTGTGTTCCCTGGCAAGAAGATGTCCGGCCACATGGGTGCGGTGAACCGCACGCAGCAGGGTCTGGAAGTGGTCAAGGTCGACGCCGAGCGTCATCTGATCGCGGTCAAGGGCGCAGTCCCCGGTGCTACCGGTGGCGACGTCGTGATCCGTCCGACCACCAAGGGTTGA
- the rpmC gene encoding 50S ribosomal protein L29 produces MAMKDLINKSADELKQHLLDLRKEQFNLRMQKGTGQLNQPHQLRRVRRDIARTKFVLGGKK; encoded by the coding sequence ATGGCCATGAAAGATCTGATCAACAAATCGGCCGACGAGCTGAAGCAGCACCTGCTGGACCTGCGCAAGGAGCAGTTCAACCTGCGCATGCAGAAGGGCACCGGCCAGCTCAACCAGCCGCACCAGCTGCGCCGCGTTCGGCGCGACATCGCCCGCACGAAGTTCGTGCTCGGCGGCAAGAAGTAA
- the rpsN gene encoding 30S ribosomal protein S14 — MAKTSMINRDLKRTKLAKKYAAKRAELKAIVLSATASYDEKMEAQTKLQKLPRDASPTRQRTRCVLTGRPRAVYSKFGLGRNKLREATMRGDVPGLRKASW; from the coding sequence ATGGCAAAGACCTCGATGATCAACCGCGATCTCAAGCGGACCAAGCTCGCCAAGAAGTACGCCGCCAAGCGCGCCGAACTGAAGGCGATTGTGCTGAGCGCCACCGCCTCGTATGACGAGAAGATGGAAGCCCAGACCAAGCTGCAGAAGCTCCCGCGCGATGCGAGCCCGACCCGTCAGCGCACCCGTTGCGTCCTGACCGGCCGTCCGCGCGCCGTGTACAGCAAGTTCGGCCTCGGCCGCAACAAGCTGCGCGAAGCCACCATGCGTGGTGACGTGCCGGGTCTGCGCAAGGCCAGCTGGTAA
- the rplN gene encoding 50S ribosomal protein L14 — MIQMQSTLSAADNSGAKELMCIKVLGGSKRRYAGIGDVIKVTVKDAIPRGKVKKGEVYNAVVVRTAKGVRRPDGSLIRFDGNAAVLLNNKLEPIGTRIFGPVTRELRSEKFMKIVSLAPEVL; from the coding sequence ATGATTCAGATGCAAAGCACGCTTTCCGCAGCGGATAACAGCGGCGCGAAGGAACTGATGTGCATCAAGGTGCTCGGCGGCTCCAAGCGTCGTTACGCCGGGATCGGTGACGTGATCAAGGTCACCGTGAAGGATGCCATCCCCCGCGGTAAGGTGAAGAAGGGTGAGGTGTACAACGCCGTGGTGGTTCGTACCGCCAAGGGTGTGCGCCGTCCCGATGGCTCGCTGATCCGTTTCGACGGTAACGCAGCGGTCCTCCTCAACAACAAGCTCGAGCCGATCGGCACCCGTATTTTCGGGCCGGTCACCCGCGAGCTGCGCAGCGAGAAGTTCATGAAGATCGTCTCGCTCGCGCCCGAAGTGCTCTGA
- the rpsS gene encoding 30S ribosomal protein S19, whose protein sequence is MPRSLKKGPFVDLHLVKKVEAAVSTNNKRPIKTWSRRSMILPEMVGLTIAIHNGRQHVPVLVNENMVGHKLGEFAVTRTFKGHGGDKKGK, encoded by the coding sequence ATGCCGCGTTCTTTGAAGAAAGGTCCGTTTGTCGACCTTCACCTCGTCAAGAAGGTGGAAGCTGCGGTTTCCACTAACAACAAGCGTCCGATCAAAACCTGGTCGCGTCGCTCGATGATCCTGCCGGAAATGGTGGGATTGACCATCGCCATCCACAACGGTCGCCAGCACGTGCCGGTGCTCGTCAACGAGAACATGGTCGGGCACAAGCTCGGCGAGTTCGCGGTGACCCGCACTTTCAAGGGCCATGGCGGCGATAAGAAGGGCAAGTGA
- the rpsJ gene encoding 30S ribosomal protein S10, with product MANQKIRIRLKAFDHRLIDRSASEIVETAKRTGATVLGPIPLPTKIERYTILVSPHVDKDARDQYETRTHKRVLDIVDPNDKTVDALMKLDLAAGVDVQIKLG from the coding sequence ATGGCGAACCAAAAGATTCGCATTCGGCTCAAGGCGTTCGATCATCGTCTGATCGACCGTTCGGCCAGCGAAATCGTCGAGACGGCCAAGCGCACTGGCGCTACGGTTCTCGGCCCGATTCCGCTCCCGACCAAGATCGAGCGCTACACCATTCTGGTGTCGCCGCACGTCGACAAAGATGCCCGCGACCAGTACGAAACCCGTACTCACAAGCGTGTGCTCGATATCGTTGACCCCAACGACAAGACCGTGGACGCGCTCATGAAGCTTGATCTCGCCGCTGGCGTCGATGTTCAGATCAAGCTCGGTTGA
- the rpsC gene encoding 30S ribosomal protein S3, with the protein MGHKVHPTGIRLGIAKDWNSKWYANKGEYAQYLAADLKVREMLRKKLAAAGISKIQIERPAKTARVTIHTARPGVVIGKKGEDIEKLRKEVSQLMGVPAHINVSEVRKPELDATLVAESIAQQLERRIMFRRAMKRAVGNAMRLGALGIKINVSGRLNGAEIARSEWSREGRVPLHTLRADIDYGTAEAHTTYGVIGIKVWIYKGEIFDLSQIGQEAKEEASQPRREGGEGRRESRREGGEGRRERTAK; encoded by the coding sequence ATGGGTCATAAAGTTCATCCCACCGGTATCCGCCTCGGCATTGCCAAGGACTGGAACTCGAAGTGGTACGCCAATAAGGGCGAATATGCTCAGTACCTCGCTGCCGATCTCAAGGTTCGCGAAATGCTGCGCAAGAAGCTGGCCGCTGCCGGCATCTCGAAGATCCAGATCGAGCGTCCGGCCAAGACCGCACGCGTGACGATTCACACCGCCCGTCCGGGCGTTGTGATCGGCAAGAAGGGTGAGGACATCGAGAAGCTGCGTAAGGAAGTCAGCCAGCTGATGGGCGTTCCGGCGCACATCAACGTGAGCGAAGTGCGCAAGCCCGAACTCGACGCCACCCTGGTGGCCGAGTCGATCGCTCAGCAGCTCGAGCGCCGCATCATGTTCCGCCGCGCTATGAAGCGTGCGGTCGGCAATGCGATGCGTCTGGGTGCACTCGGCATCAAGATCAACGTTTCCGGTCGTTTGAACGGCGCAGAAATCGCCCGTTCCGAGTGGAGCCGCGAAGGTCGCGTGCCGCTGCACACCCTGCGTGCGGACATCGACTACGGCACGGCCGAAGCCCACACCACCTACGGTGTCATTGGCATCAAGGTGTGGATCTATAAGGGCGAAATCTTCGATCTGTCGCAGATCGGCCAGGAAGCGAAGGAAGAAGCTTCGCAGCCGCGCCGCGAAGGTGGCGAGGGTCGTCGTGAATCGCGTCGCGAGGGCGGTGAAGGCCGCCGCGAGCGGACGGCGAAGTAA
- the rplB gene encoding 50S ribosomal protein L2: MALITHKPTSAGRRDAVSVRTPGLHKGAPYAALTESQNKTGGRNHFGRITTRHRGGGHKQQYRIIDFKRDKEGIAAKVERIEYDPNRTAHIALLCYADGERRYIIAPKGVVAGDRLVSGHDAPIKAGNSLPLRNIPVGSTIHCIEMKPGKGAQIARSAGASVQLVARESGYATLRLRSGEMRRVPVDCRATIGEVGNSEHSLKKLGKAGAKRWQGIRPTVRGVAMNPVDHPHGGGEGRTSGGRHPVSPWGTPTKGYKTRNNKRTQQFIVRRRK; this comes from the coding sequence ATGGCACTGATCACTCACAAGCCGACCTCCGCCGGACGCCGCGATGCGGTGAGCGTGCGTACCCCGGGTCTGCACAAGGGCGCGCCGTACGCGGCGTTGACCGAGTCGCAGAACAAGACCGGTGGCCGCAACCATTTCGGCCGCATCACCACGCGTCACCGTGGCGGTGGTCACAAGCAGCAATATCGCATCATCGACTTCAAGCGCGACAAGGAAGGCATTGCCGCCAAGGTCGAGCGCATCGAATACGATCCGAACCGCACCGCGCACATCGCGCTGCTGTGCTACGCCGATGGCGAGCGCCGCTACATCATCGCCCCGAAGGGCGTGGTGGCCGGTGACCGTCTGGTGTCGGGTCACGACGCGCCGATCAAGGCCGGTAACAGCCTGCCGCTGCGCAACATCCCGGTCGGCTCGACCATTCACTGCATCGAGATGAAGCCCGGCAAGGGCGCTCAGATCGCTCGCAGCGCCGGCGCCTCCGTGCAGCTGGTTGCTCGTGAATCCGGTTACGCCACGCTGCGTCTCCGCTCCGGCGAAATGCGCCGCGTGCCGGTCGACTGCCGCGCCACCATCGGCGAAGTTGGCAACAGCGAGCACAGCCTCAAGAAGCTGGGCAAGGCTGGCGCCAAGCGTTGGCAGGGTATTCGTCCGACCGTTCGCGGTGTGGCGATGAACCCGGTCGACCATCCGCACGGCGGTGGTGAAGGCCGTACCTCCGGCGGCCGTCATCCGGTCAGCCCGTGGGGCACGCCGACCAAGGGTTACAAGACCCGTAACAACAAGCGCACGCAGCAGTTCATCGTGCGTCGTCGCAAGTAA
- the rplD gene encoding 50S ribosomal protein L4 translates to MELNVIGAKPLNVSDEVFGGEFKQALIHQVVVAYQAGGRAGTKAQLSRGELSGTTKKFKKQKGGGARHGDYRAPIFVGGGVTFAAKPRSYEQKVNRKAYRVALRSILSELNRQGRLKVVESFGIDTPKTKSMVAKLAELQVSGRVLLVSEDANEATFLAARNIPYIHVVDVLALNPVSLVGSDHIVMTVDAVKKIEEWLA, encoded by the coding sequence ATGGAATTGAATGTCATTGGCGCCAAGCCGCTCAACGTGTCGGACGAAGTGTTCGGCGGTGAGTTCAAGCAGGCCCTGATCCATCAGGTGGTCGTCGCTTACCAGGCCGGCGGTCGCGCCGGTACCAAGGCGCAGTTGTCGCGCGGTGAGCTGTCGGGTACCACCAAGAAGTTTAAGAAGCAGAAGGGCGGCGGCGCCCGTCACGGCGACTACCGTGCCCCGATCTTTGTCGGCGGTGGTGTCACGTTCGCGGCGAAGCCCCGTAGTTACGAGCAGAAGGTCAACCGTAAGGCCTATCGCGTGGCACTGCGCTCCATTCTTTCGGAGCTCAATCGCCAGGGTCGCCTCAAGGTCGTCGAGAGCTTCGGCATCGACACCCCGAAGACCAAGTCGATGGTTGCCAAGCTGGCCGAACTGCAGGTTTCCGGTCGCGTGCTGCTGGTGTCGGAAGACGCCAACGAAGCCACTTTCCTGGCTGCGCGCAACATCCCGTACATCCACGTTGTGGACGTGCTGGCGCTGAACCCGGTTAGCCTGGTCGGTTCGGACCACATCGTCATGACCGTCGATGCGGTGAAGAAGATCGAGGAGTGGCTGGCATGA
- the rpsH gene encoding 30S ribosomal protein S8, translated as MSMTDPIADLFTRIRNAQLTGKQAVSMPSSKLKVAIANLLKNEGYILDAKTSSQEGKPVLEIKLKYFEGRPAIESIARVSRSGLRVYRGKDELPKVLGGLGISIISTSAGLLTDAQARSKGLGGEVIGQVA; from the coding sequence ATGAGCATGACTGATCCCATCGCCGATCTGTTTACGCGCATCCGCAACGCCCAGCTCACGGGCAAGCAGGCCGTAAGCATGCCGTCGTCGAAGCTGAAGGTGGCCATCGCCAACCTTCTCAAGAACGAGGGCTATATCCTCGACGCCAAGACTTCCTCCCAGGAAGGCAAGCCGGTGCTCGAGATCAAGCTCAAGTATTTCGAAGGCCGTCCGGCTATCGAAAGCATTGCCCGTGTCAGCCGTTCCGGCCTCCGCGTCTACCGCGGCAAGGACGAGCTGCCGAAGGTCCTGGGTGGCCTGGGTATCTCGATCATCTCGACTTCCGCCGGTCTGCTGACCGACGCGCAGGCCCGTTCCAAGGGTCTGGGCGGCGAAGTCATCGGCCAAGTGGCATAA
- the rplR gene encoding 50S ribosomal protein L18: MNKNESRLRRAKSTRAHIRKLAVARLSVHRTGQHLYAQVFDASGKNVVAAASTVQKSIAEGLKGTKNLEAAAAVGKAVAERAKAAGVEVVAFDRSGFRYHGRIKALADAAREAGLKF, translated from the coding sequence ATGAACAAGAACGAATCCCGCCTGCGTCGCGCCAAGTCGACCCGCGCCCACATCCGCAAGCTGGCTGTGGCCCGCCTGTCGGTGCATCGCACCGGTCAGCACCTCTACGCTCAGGTTTTCGACGCTTCGGGCAAGAACGTTGTGGCAGCTGCCTCGACCGTCCAGAAGTCGATTGCCGAAGGCCTCAAGGGCACCAAGAACCTCGAAGCTGCCGCTGCTGTCGGCAAGGCTGTTGCCGAGCGCGCCAAGGCCGCTGGCGTCGAGGTTGTCGCTTTCGATCGTTCGGGTTTCCGCTATCACGGTCGCATCAAGGCTCTCGCCGATGCCGCCCGCGAAGCTGGCCTGAAGTTCTAA
- the rplV gene encoding 50S ribosomal protein L22, translating to MSTEAKAILRSARISAQKARLVADLVRGLPVGRASDVLQFTNKKAAHIVRKVLLSAVANAENNLGADVDELKVARIFVDEGPAMKRMYARAKGRGSRILKRTSHITVVVGN from the coding sequence ATGAGCACTGAAGCCAAAGCGATCCTGCGCAGCGCCCGCATCTCGGCGCAGAAGGCACGCCTGGTGGCTGACCTGGTCCGCGGTCTCCCCGTGGGCCGCGCCAGCGACGTGCTCCAGTTCACCAACAAGAAGGCCGCGCACATTGTTCGCAAGGTGCTGCTGTCGGCCGTCGCCAACGCCGAGAACAACCTCGGCGCTGACGTCGACGAGCTGAAGGTCGCACGCATCTTCGTTGACGAAGGTCCGGCGATGAAGCGTATGTACGCCCGCGCCAAAGGCCGCGGTTCTCGCATCCTGAAGCGCACGAGCCACATCACTGTGGTCGTTGGCAACTGA
- the rplW gene encoding 50S ribosomal protein L23 produces the protein MSNERILNTLRAPHISEKAARLAEGNQYVFVVAPEATKADVRAAVEQMFDVKVEQVNLVNAKGKVKSFRFRAGNRQGKRKAYVRLADGQTIDVAAKA, from the coding sequence ATGAGCAACGAACGCATCCTGAATACGCTGCGCGCGCCGCATATCTCTGAAAAGGCAGCCCGCCTTGCAGAGGGCAACCAGTACGTTTTCGTGGTCGCCCCCGAGGCAACCAAGGCCGATGTCCGCGCTGCGGTGGAACAGATGTTCGACGTCAAAGTCGAGCAGGTGAACCTCGTCAACGCCAAGGGCAAGGTCAAGTCCTTCCGTTTCCGCGCTGGCAACCGCCAGGGCAAGCGCAAGGCCTATGTGCGCCTCGCCGATGGTCAGACCATCGATGTGGCGGCCAAGGCCTGA
- the rpmD gene encoding 50S ribosomal protein L30, with protein sequence MANNEKTVRVRLVKGLRGVQSRHRLSVKALGLSKLNDVRELKDSPQVRGLINTVYYLVRVEE encoded by the coding sequence ATGGCTAATAACGAAAAGACCGTCCGCGTCCGCCTGGTCAAGGGCCTGCGCGGTGTGCAGAGCCGTCATCGCCTGAGCGTCAAGGCGCTCGGCCTGAGCAAGCTCAATGATGTCCGTGAACTGAAGGACAGCCCGCAGGTGCGTGGCCTGATCAACACGGTCTATTACCTGGTCCGGGTCGAGGAGTAA
- the rplO gene encoding 50S ribosomal protein L15 yields MRLNDIKPAAGARKTRLRVGRGIGSGLGKTAGRGHKGQHARAGGTHKFGFEGGQMPLQRRLPKVGFRSLKKAESQEVFLYQLASLKADVIDPIVLHQAGLIDSRAKKVKVVAKGEIGRAVKLSGVLATAGAKAAIEAAGGSVE; encoded by the coding sequence ATGCGTCTTAATGACATCAAGCCGGCCGCCGGTGCCCGCAAGACCCGCCTTCGCGTCGGTCGCGGTATTGGTTCGGGCCTCGGCAAGACCGCCGGTCGCGGTCACAAGGGTCAGCACGCTCGCGCGGGCGGTACCCACAAGTTTGGTTTCGAAGGCGGTCAGATGCCGCTGCAGCGTCGCCTCCCCAAGGTGGGCTTCCGCTCGCTGAAGAAGGCTGAGAGCCAGGAAGTGTTCCTGTATCAGCTGGCCTCGCTGAAGGCTGACGTGATCGACCCGATCGTCCTGCATCAGGCAGGCCTGATCGACAGCCGCGCCAAGAAGGTGAAGGTTGTCGCCAAGGGTGAAATCGGCCGCGCCGTGAAGCTGTCGGGCGTGCTGGCTACGGCCGGCGCCAAGGCAGCGATCGAAGCTGCCGGCGGCAGCGTGGAGTAA
- the rpsE gene encoding 30S ribosomal protein S5, with product MSSTDRENSDGLLEKLIAVNRVAKTVKGGRQMSFTALTVVGDGEGRVGFGYGKAREVPVAISKAMERARRNMVSIDLNNGTLWYAIKANHGAARVFMQPASEGTGVIAGGAMRAVLEVVGVKNVLAKAVGSRNPINLVRATIKGLQAVASPKQIAAKRGKTIEEVLGNG from the coding sequence ATGTCTTCTACCGATCGCGAAAATTCAGACGGCCTGCTCGAAAAGCTGATCGCCGTCAACCGCGTGGCCAAGACCGTCAAGGGTGGCCGCCAGATGAGCTTCACCGCACTGACCGTCGTCGGTGACGGCGAAGGCCGCGTTGGCTTTGGTTACGGCAAGGCGCGTGAAGTGCCGGTTGCCATCTCCAAGGCCATGGAGCGCGCCCGCCGCAACATGGTGAGCATCGACCTTAACAATGGCACCCTGTGGTACGCCATCAAGGCCAATCACGGCGCCGCCCGCGTGTTCATGCAGCCCGCTTCCGAAGGTACCGGCGTGATCGCTGGTGGTGCCATGCGCGCCGTCCTCGAGGTGGTCGGCGTGAAGAACGTGCTGGCCAAGGCCGTCGGTTCGCGCAACCCGATCAACCTGGTTCGCGCCACCATCAAGGGCCTGCAGGCTGTCGCTTCGCCGAAGCAGATCGCTGCCAAGCGCGGCAAGACCATTGAAGAGGTGCTGGGCAATGGCTAA
- the rplF gene encoding 50S ribosomal protein L6 — MSRVAKKDISLPKGVELKTEGQTITVKGPKGSLSTHVLPGVAVSVDNGIASIQLAEGADHKFGGTARALLANMVKGVSDGYERKLELVGVGYRASMAGKSLNLSLGFSHPVVFDAPEGITLETPTQTEILIKGSDKQVVGQVAAKIRGYRPPEPYKGKGVRYSGEKITLKEAKKA; from the coding sequence ATGTCCCGCGTTGCCAAGAAAGATATTTCCCTGCCGAAGGGCGTCGAGCTGAAGACCGAAGGCCAGACCATCACGGTCAAGGGCCCGAAGGGTTCGCTGTCGACCCACGTCCTCCCGGGCGTTGCGGTCTCGGTCGACAACGGTATCGCCTCGATCCAGCTGGCCGAAGGCGCCGATCACAAGTTTGGTGGCACCGCTCGCGCGCTGCTGGCCAACATGGTCAAGGGCGTTTCCGACGGTTATGAGCGCAAGCTTGAGCTCGTCGGCGTGGGTTACCGCGCTTCGATGGCCGGCAAGTCGCTGAACCTCAGCCTGGGCTTCTCCCATCCGGTCGTGTTCGACGCCCCGGAAGGCATCACCCTCGAAACCCCGACCCAGACCGAAATCCTCATCAAGGGTTCGGACAAGCAGGTTGTGGGCCAGGTTGCCGCCAAGATCCGTGGCTACCGTCCGCCGGAACCCTACAAGGGCAAGGGCGTGCGCTACTCCGGCGAGAAGATCACCCTGAAGGAAGCCAAGAAGGCCTAA